The Bradyrhizobium ottawaense genome window below encodes:
- a CDS encoding SDR family oxidoreductase, translating to MPQTDRSTSFPSRLVGQYALVTGASQGIGRAVAIRLAQEGATVAINYFENEERAEETLAHARTASGDRGHGKLDHLIVRANVGNAQEIAAMFETILARWKRLDCLVNNAGFQKESPSEALDVETYRRIIDVNLNGAVLCAQKALAHFVARGGGGSIINCSSVHQIIPKPGYLAYSISKGGMANLTRTLALEFAGRGIRVNAVGPGAIDTPINAAWTGDPEKRGVVTSHIPMGRVGTPEEIAAVFAFLASDDASYITGQTLYACGGLTLFPEFRENWAS from the coding sequence ATGCCGCAAACCGATCGCTCGACCTCCTTTCCCTCGCGCCTTGTTGGCCAATACGCCCTGGTGACCGGCGCCTCGCAAGGCATCGGTCGCGCCGTCGCCATCCGGCTCGCCCAGGAAGGTGCGACTGTTGCGATCAATTATTTCGAGAACGAGGAGCGGGCGGAGGAGACGCTGGCGCATGCACGCACGGCATCGGGCGATCGTGGCCATGGCAAGCTCGATCATCTCATCGTCAGGGCCAATGTCGGCAACGCGCAGGAGATCGCCGCGATGTTCGAGACGATTTTGGCGCGCTGGAAGCGCCTCGATTGTCTCGTCAACAACGCCGGCTTCCAGAAGGAATCGCCGAGCGAGGCGCTCGACGTCGAGACCTATCGGCGCATCATCGACGTCAATCTCAACGGCGCCGTGCTCTGCGCCCAGAAGGCGCTCGCGCATTTCGTGGCGCGCGGGGGAGGGGGCTCCATCATCAACTGCTCCAGCGTGCACCAGATCATCCCGAAACCCGGCTATCTCGCCTATTCGATCAGCAAGGGCGGCATGGCCAATCTGACGCGCACGCTGGCGCTGGAGTTCGCCGGCCGCGGCATTCGCGTCAACGCGGTCGGGCCTGGCGCGATCGACACGCCGATCAACGCGGCCTGGACCGGCGATCCCGAAAAGCGCGGCGTCGTCACCAGCCACATTCCCATGGGACGCGTCGGTACGCCGGAGGAGATCGCCGCCGTGTTCGCCTTCCTCGCCTCGGACGATGCGAGCTACATCACCGGGCAGACCCTCTACGCCTGCGGAGGCCTGACGCTCTTTCCGGAATTCCGCGAGAACTGGGCGAGTTGA
- a CDS encoding NAD(P)/FAD-dependent oxidoreductase, whose product MTRCVDAIVVGGGIHGCSTALHLCLAGLKPVLIEKDYAGRHASGVNAGGVRQLARHIPEIPLSIRSMGIWEKIKDLLDDDCSFESHGQVLVAENEEELAVCRVRVAELNALGFTHEELIDATELRRLVPAVAESCPGGVVSRRDGAANPAQTTTAFRRKAEQLGATVREGMAASNIRYSDGLWHVDVGTETFAAPVLVNAAGAWAGKIAAALGEPVPVETVAPMLMITSRVPHFIDPVVILRGRKLSFKQFSNGTVLIGGGHLATPYQDRNETVLDWKSLATSARTVFELFPVMRSATIVRAWAGIEAKMKDDIPVFGPSSRHKGLYHQFGFSLHGFQLGPGAGAVMAELIVNGGTQTRVGDLGIDRFHPSTL is encoded by the coding sequence ATGACAAGATGCGTGGATGCGATCGTCGTCGGCGGCGGCATCCACGGATGCTCCACCGCGTTGCATCTGTGCCTCGCCGGCCTGAAACCGGTGTTGATCGAGAAGGATTATGCCGGTCGCCACGCCTCGGGCGTCAATGCCGGCGGCGTCCGCCAGCTCGCGCGGCATATCCCGGAGATTCCGCTCTCGATCCGCTCGATGGGAATCTGGGAGAAGATCAAGGATCTCCTCGACGACGATTGCAGTTTCGAGAGCCACGGCCAGGTGCTGGTCGCCGAGAACGAGGAGGAGCTCGCGGTCTGCCGCGTGCGCGTGGCCGAGCTCAATGCGCTCGGCTTCACCCACGAAGAGCTGATCGACGCGACTGAATTGCGCCGGCTGGTGCCCGCGGTGGCTGAAAGCTGTCCCGGCGGCGTGGTTTCGCGCCGTGACGGCGCGGCCAATCCGGCGCAGACGACGACGGCGTTCCGGCGCAAGGCCGAACAGCTGGGCGCCACAGTGCGCGAAGGCATGGCCGCCAGCAACATCCGGTACAGTGATGGGCTCTGGCATGTCGATGTCGGCACTGAAACCTTTGCCGCGCCGGTGCTGGTCAACGCCGCCGGCGCCTGGGCCGGCAAGATCGCGGCGGCGCTCGGCGAGCCCGTGCCGGTCGAGACCGTGGCGCCGATGCTGATGATCACCTCGCGCGTGCCGCACTTCATCGACCCCGTCGTGATCCTGCGTGGGCGTAAACTCTCGTTCAAGCAATTCTCCAACGGCACGGTGCTGATCGGCGGCGGTCATCTGGCAACGCCCTATCAGGATCGCAACGAGACGGTGCTGGACTGGAAGAGCCTCGCGACCAGCGCCCGCACCGTGTTCGAGCTGTTCCCGGTGATGCGCAGCGCCACCATCGTCCGCGCCTGGGCCGGGATCGAAGCGAAGATGAAGGACGATATTCCCGTGTTCGGACCGAGCAGCCGTCACAAGGGCCTCTATCACCAGTTCGGCTTCTCGTTGCACGGCTTTCAGCTCGGCCCCGGCGCCGGTGCCGTGATGGCGGAGCTGATCGTCAACGGCGGCACCCAGACCCGCGTCGGTGATCTCGGCATCGACCGCTTCCATCCCTCAACGCTCTAG
- a CDS encoding (2Fe-2S)-binding protein gives MFRRSEQDKRPQVEIFVDGVAVAARQGDTVSAALLASGRDARRSTAVSGAPRLPYCMMGVCFDCLVTIDGVGNRQGCLVPVAEGMQIEIQKGKREIGK, from the coding sequence ATGTTTAGACGATCCGAACAGGACAAGCGACCGCAGGTCGAGATCTTCGTCGACGGCGTTGCCGTTGCGGCGCGCCAGGGTGACACCGTCTCGGCTGCGCTACTGGCCTCCGGCCGCGACGCACGGCGTTCCACCGCTGTGAGCGGCGCACCGCGTCTGCCCTATTGCATGATGGGCGTGTGCTTCGACTGCCTCGTCACCATCGACGGCGTCGGCAACCGCCAGGGCTGCCTCGTGCCCGTCGCCGAGGGCATGCAGATCGAGATCCAGAAGGGCAAGCGGGAGATCGGAAAATGA
- a CDS encoding NAD(P)/FAD-dependent oxidoreductase yields MSKAFSSEVDAGSRKENASKQKSDYDVAVVGGGLLGSAIAWGLGRLGKSVAVLDEGDITKRASRANFALVWVQSKGLGMPAYTVWTVQASQAWGRLAEELKQQTGLDVSLQQNGGFHLTLGEEEFGQRTELVKRMHNQAGAADYKMEMLSASEVKKSLPLIGPEVSGGSYCPLDGHVNSLRTFRAFHTGFRAFGIDYFPERPVSAISRSGGEFRLTTPKGELRAAKIVLAAGNANQTLAPMVGLYAPMGPTRGQIVVTERTMPFLPHPLTTIRQTDEGTVMIGDSKEDELDDRALKHSISAVMTDRAQRMFPHLSRLNVVRSWAGIRVMPQDGFPIYDQSKTHPGAFVACCHSGVTLASNHAFEIARMVAQGALEPELVGAFSASRFGAAGAANNSGY; encoded by the coding sequence ATGTCTAAAGCGTTTTCGAGCGAAGTGGACGCCGGTTCGCGTAAAGAAAACGCGTCTAAACAAAAATCTGATTACGACGTCGCCGTCGTCGGCGGCGGGTTGCTCGGCTCCGCGATTGCCTGGGGCCTCGGCCGGCTCGGCAAGTCCGTTGCCGTGCTCGACGAAGGCGACATCACCAAACGCGCCTCCCGCGCCAACTTTGCGCTGGTCTGGGTCCAGAGCAAGGGGCTCGGCATGCCCGCCTATACGGTGTGGACCGTGCAGGCGTCGCAGGCGTGGGGCCGGCTGGCGGAGGAGTTAAAGCAACAGACCGGCCTTGATGTCTCGCTTCAGCAGAATGGCGGTTTTCATCTCACCCTTGGTGAAGAGGAGTTCGGCCAGCGCACCGAGCTGGTCAAGCGCATGCACAACCAGGCCGGTGCAGCCGACTACAAGATGGAGATGCTCTCCGCATCCGAGGTCAAGAAGTCGCTGCCGCTGATCGGGCCGGAGGTCTCCGGCGGCAGCTATTGCCCGCTCGACGGCCACGTCAATTCGCTGCGCACGTTCCGCGCCTTCCACACCGGCTTCAGGGCGTTCGGCATCGATTATTTTCCGGAGCGTCCGGTCTCGGCGATCAGCAGGAGCGGCGGCGAATTCCGCCTGACCACGCCGAAGGGCGAGCTGCGCGCGGCCAAGATCGTGCTCGCCGCCGGCAATGCCAATCAGACGCTGGCGCCCATGGTCGGCCTCTACGCGCCGATGGGCCCGACCCGCGGCCAGATCGTGGTGACCGAGCGCACCATGCCGTTCCTGCCGCATCCACTGACCACGATCCGCCAGACCGACGAGGGCACGGTGATGATCGGCGACAGCAAGGAAGACGAGCTCGATGATCGGGCGCTGAAGCATTCGATCAGCGCCGTGATGACCGATCGCGCCCAGCGCATGTTCCCGCATCTGTCGCGGCTCAACGTGGTCAGGAGCTGGGCCGGCATCCGCGTCATGCCGCAGGACGGCTTTCCGATCTACGACCAGTCGAAGACGCATCCCGGCGCCTTCGTCGCCTGCTGCCATTCCGGCGTGACGCTGGCCTCCAACCACGCCTTCGAGATCGCGCGCATGGTGGCGCAGGGCGCGCTCGAGCCCGAGCTGGTCGGCGCGTTCTCGGCTAGCCGTTTCGGCGCCGCGGGCGCTGCGAACAACAGCGGTTATTAG
- a CDS encoding RidA family protein: MSITRSIRTPIMHRAVEANGFVFLGGTIADDTSVSMGDQTRNILGKIAGYLKEAGTDKSRIVSASIFVTDLSKKKEMDAAWTEFFGDNLPTRATVGVADLGGSALIEVVVTALKG, from the coding sequence ATGAGCATCACCCGCAGCATCCGCACGCCCATCATGCACCGCGCCGTCGAGGCCAATGGCTTCGTCTTCCTCGGCGGCACCATCGCCGATGACACCAGCGTGTCCATGGGCGATCAGACCCGCAACATCCTCGGCAAGATCGCCGGTTATCTGAAAGAAGCCGGCACCGACAAGAGCCGCATCGTCAGTGCGTCGATCTTCGTCACGGATCTCTCCAAGAAGAAGGAGATGGACGCGGCCTGGACCGAGTTCTTCGGTGACAATCTGCCGACCCGCGCCACGGTCGGCGTCGCCGATCTCGGCGGCAGCGCGCTGATCGAGGTGGTGGTGACCGCGCTCAAGGGCTGA
- a CDS encoding ABC-F family ATP-binding cassette domain-containing protein, with protein MPASIILSNLSLSTPDGRPLLSNIDLTFGAERTGLVGRNGVGKTTLLASISGEHLPQAGRVVVNGTVGLLRQDVQLLAGATVADLFGVRGHLALLRRAERGEVSADDLAEVDWTLEARLQAALARLGFDLAPDTELERLSGGQITRVRLAALVFAEPDFLLLDEPTNNLDQDGRKAVIDLLAAWRGGAIVVSHDRRLLDTMDAIVELTSLGATRYGGNWSRYREQKAVELAAVRHDLAHAERKLSEIDGKAQEAAEKKARKDSGGRKKRAKGDMPRILAGARKDRSEDTGGKTAQIAERLRAEALQAVDTARGRIEILQPLSVKLPATGLPAAREVLWLDRVSAGYRSEQPVLRDLSFAVVGPERVALVGPNGSGKTTLLKLIAGDLRPLSGTLRVRPDFALFDQKVSLLDPSISILENFGRLNPKAGANECHAALARFMFRADAALQVAGSLSGGQMFRAGLACVLGGSSPPSLLILDEPTNHLDIESIEAVEAGLRAYDGALLVVSHDEAFLQAIGVTRRLDLAAKVLRTHGGIV; from the coding sequence ATGCCTGCTTCAATCATCCTGTCGAATCTGTCGCTGTCCACGCCTGACGGCCGTCCTCTTCTCTCAAACATCGATCTGACGTTCGGCGCCGAGCGGACCGGCCTCGTCGGCCGCAATGGCGTCGGGAAGACGACGTTGCTCGCGTCGATCTCCGGGGAGCATCTTCCCCAGGCGGGGCGCGTCGTCGTCAACGGAACCGTCGGTTTGCTGCGCCAGGATGTCCAGCTCCTTGCCGGTGCGACGGTGGCCGATTTGTTCGGAGTGCGAGGTCACCTCGCGCTGCTTCGCCGCGCCGAGCGGGGGGAAGTCTCGGCCGACGACCTCGCCGAGGTCGATTGGACTCTCGAGGCACGCCTACAGGCTGCGCTTGCACGTCTCGGGTTTGATCTCGCTCCCGACACCGAGCTGGAGCGGCTGTCCGGCGGCCAGATCACGCGGGTTCGCCTCGCCGCATTGGTCTTTGCCGAGCCGGACTTCCTGCTGCTGGACGAGCCAACCAACAATCTCGACCAGGACGGCCGCAAGGCCGTGATCGATCTCCTCGCGGCCTGGCGCGGCGGTGCGATCGTCGTCAGCCACGATCGGCGCCTGCTCGATACGATGGATGCGATTGTCGAGCTGACGTCGCTCGGAGCCACGCGCTACGGCGGCAACTGGAGCCGTTACCGCGAACAGAAGGCGGTCGAGCTCGCCGCCGTCAGGCACGACCTCGCGCATGCCGAGAGGAAGCTATCCGAGATCGACGGCAAGGCGCAGGAGGCCGCGGAGAAGAAAGCGCGCAAGGACAGCGGCGGCAGGAAGAAGCGCGCCAAGGGCGACATGCCGCGCATCCTGGCGGGGGCGCGCAAGGATCGCAGCGAGGATACCGGCGGCAAGACCGCACAAATCGCCGAGCGGCTGCGCGCGGAAGCGCTTCAAGCCGTCGACACGGCGCGCGGGCGCATCGAAATTCTTCAGCCGCTCTCCGTCAAGCTGCCCGCGACCGGCCTGCCGGCGGCCAGGGAGGTGCTTTGGCTCGACCGCGTCAGCGCCGGCTATCGGTCGGAGCAGCCGGTCCTGCGCGATCTCTCATTTGCCGTCGTCGGCCCGGAGCGGGTCGCGCTTGTCGGGCCCAACGGCTCCGGCAAGACGACGCTGTTGAAACTCATCGCGGGGGATCTGCGTCCGCTCTCGGGCACCCTGCGGGTCAGGCCGGATTTCGCGCTGTTCGACCAGAAGGTCAGTCTGCTCGATCCCTCGATCTCCATCCTGGAGAATTTTGGGCGTCTCAATCCGAAGGCGGGAGCGAACGAATGCCATGCCGCGCTGGCGCGGTTCATGTTTCGCGCCGATGCCGCCTTGCAAGTCGCCGGAAGCCTGAGTGGCGGGCAGATGTTTCGCGCGGGCCTCGCTTGCGTGCTGGGCGGGTCATCGCCGCCGTCGCTGCTGATCCTGGACGAGCCGACCAATCATCTCGACATCGAGTCCATCGAAGCGGTCGAAGCTGGCTTGAGGGCCTATGACGGCGCGCTGCTCGTCGTCAGTCATGACGAAGCGTTCCTGCAGGCGATTGGGGTCACGCGGCGGCTCGACCTCGCCGCCAAGGTGTTGCGCACTCACGGCGGGATCGTCTGA
- a CDS encoding NAD(P)/FAD-dependent oxidoreductase, which translates to MTVAPKREDYDVVVIGAGPAGLAAAATSAEAGLSTLLLDENVGPGGQVFRAISSTPVTDRNQLGADYWVGADLVQSLRATSAEVIHRATVWSLDRNLEIAVSVGGASAFVKAQRVILATGALERPFPIPGWTLPGVMTAGAAQTMLKSSALVPDGRTVIAGQGPLLWLLAAQILRLGGRIDRILDTTERGNYFAALPHAFAFLTSPYFAKGLAMMREVKAKVQVVSGVAELSAAGDGQLASVSYVAGGKRETIPADLLLLHQGVVPNVNLAMSAGVEHRWDDLQLCWSPVLDASGSSSVAGIAIAGDGAGIGGANAAVVRGRIAARAAVEALAPAAAAKFPSMAALRTDLAKAERGRIFLDTLFRPAPQFRIPSGDTIVCRCEEVTAKDVLDSVAIGATGPNQLKAYRRTGMGPCQGRLCGLTVTELMAQARGKSPQEIGYYRLRAPVKPITLAELAAVPKSEADVKAVVRG; encoded by the coding sequence ATGACTGTGGCTCCCAAGCGCGAAGACTATGACGTCGTGGTGATCGGCGCGGGACCCGCGGGCCTTGCCGCCGCTGCGACATCCGCCGAAGCCGGCTTGTCCACGCTGCTGCTCGACGAGAATGTCGGCCCGGGCGGTCAGGTGTTTCGCGCGATCTCTTCGACGCCGGTAACCGATCGCAATCAGCTCGGCGCCGATTATTGGGTCGGTGCCGATCTCGTGCAGTCGCTGCGTGCGACCAGCGCCGAGGTCATTCATCGCGCGACGGTCTGGAGCCTCGACCGCAACCTCGAGATCGCCGTCTCGGTCGGCGGTGCCTCCGCCTTCGTCAAGGCGCAGCGCGTGATCCTTGCGACCGGCGCACTGGAGCGGCCGTTTCCAATACCCGGCTGGACGCTGCCGGGCGTGATGACCGCGGGCGCCGCGCAGACGATGCTGAAATCGTCGGCTCTGGTTCCCGATGGCCGCACGGTGATCGCAGGCCAGGGGCCGCTGCTGTGGCTGCTCGCCGCGCAGATCCTGCGCCTCGGCGGCCGCATCGACCGCATCCTCGACACCACCGAGCGCGGCAATTACTTTGCGGCGCTTCCGCACGCCTTCGCGTTCCTGACCTCACCCTATTTCGCCAAGGGTCTCGCGATGATGCGCGAGGTGAAGGCCAAGGTGCAGGTCGTCTCCGGCGTCGCGGAGCTCTCGGCGGCCGGCGACGGCCAGCTCGCCAGCGTGAGCTATGTCGCCGGCGGCAAGCGCGAGACCATTCCTGCTGACCTTCTGTTGCTGCATCAGGGCGTCGTGCCCAACGTTAATCTCGCGATGTCCGCAGGTGTCGAGCATCGCTGGGACGATCTGCAACTGTGCTGGTCGCCGGTGCTGGATGCCAGCGGCAGTTCGTCGGTCGCCGGCATTGCGATCGCCGGCGACGGCGCCGGCATCGGTGGTGCCAATGCCGCCGTGGTGCGCGGCCGCATCGCGGCGCGCGCGGCAGTCGAAGCGTTGGCACCCGCGGCTGCCGCAAAATTTCCGTCGATGGCAGCGTTGCGTACCGATCTCGCCAAGGCCGAGCGTGGTCGTATCTTCCTCGATACGCTGTTCCGCCCCGCGCCGCAGTTCCGTATTCCCTCCGGCGACACCATCGTCTGCCGCTGCGAGGAGGTCACGGCAAAGGACGTTCTCGATTCCGTCGCGATCGGCGCGACCGGGCCGAACCAGCTCAAGGCCTATCGCCGCACCGGCATGGGCCCGTGCCAGGGCCGGCTCTGCGGCCTCACCGTCACCGAGCTGATGGCGCAGGCGCGCGGCAAGTCTCCGCAGGAGATCGGCTATTACCGGCTGCGCGCGCCGGTGAAGCCAATCACGCTCGCCGAGCTCGCGGCCGTTCCGAAAAGCGAGGCCGACGTCAAGGCGGTGGTGCGCGGATGA
- a CDS encoding solute carrier family 23 protein yields the protein MSTSSGSGRRQQGYFPRWTLKTSGVIMPEDRLSWGQTVVSGLQHCVAMSGSTIIAPLLMGFDPNVAVLFSGVGTLIFFVIVAGRVPSYLGSSFAFIAVVIAATGYAGQGANPNISVALGGIVAAGVLYGVIALIVMWSGVGWIERLLPPAVTGAVVAAIGLNLAPVAVKAVSAGTFDTWIGLATVLIIGVVAVAAPGLWRRLPIILGAIGGYLLYLLFANGLGFGKPIDFTQLSAAPWLGMPSFTTPTFQADAIFLIAPVAIILVAENLGHIKAVGAMTGRSLDAYLGRALFADSLATIVAACGGGTGVTTYAENIGVMAATKVYSTLLFAFAAIVSILLGFSPKFGALILSIPGPVIGGLSIVLFGLIAAMAGRIWVENKVDFANPANLITVAVALTAGAGDLTLKFGAFTIGGIGTATFGAIILYQILTSPLARRAE from the coding sequence ATGTCGACTTCATCAGGCTCCGGCCGGCGACAGCAGGGCTATTTCCCGCGTTGGACGTTGAAGACCTCAGGCGTGATCATGCCGGAGGACCGGCTGTCGTGGGGTCAGACGGTCGTCTCCGGTCTCCAGCATTGCGTCGCAATGTCCGGCTCGACGATCATCGCGCCGCTGCTGATGGGGTTCGATCCCAACGTCGCCGTCCTGTTCTCCGGCGTCGGCACGCTGATCTTCTTCGTCATCGTCGCGGGGCGCGTGCCGAGCTATCTCGGCTCGAGCTTCGCGTTCATCGCCGTCGTCATCGCCGCCACCGGCTATGCCGGGCAGGGGGCGAATCCCAATATTTCGGTCGCGCTCGGCGGCATCGTTGCCGCTGGAGTGCTCTATGGTGTGATCGCGCTGATCGTGATGTGGTCGGGAGTCGGCTGGATCGAGCGGCTGCTGCCGCCGGCCGTCACCGGTGCGGTGGTCGCGGCGATCGGCCTCAACCTCGCGCCCGTGGCGGTCAAGGCAGTAAGCGCCGGCACTTTCGATACGTGGATCGGGCTTGCGACCGTTCTGATCATCGGCGTGGTGGCCGTTGCGGCGCCAGGCCTGTGGCGCCGCCTGCCGATCATCCTCGGTGCGATCGGCGGATATCTTTTGTACTTGCTGTTCGCCAACGGGCTCGGCTTCGGCAAGCCGATCGACTTCACTCAGCTTTCGGCCGCGCCGTGGCTCGGCATGCCGAGCTTCACCACGCCAACATTCCAGGCCGATGCGATCTTCCTGATCGCGCCGGTTGCGATCATTCTCGTTGCCGAGAATCTCGGTCACATCAAGGCCGTCGGCGCCATGACGGGCCGGAGTCTCGACGCCTATCTCGGCCGCGCCCTGTTCGCCGACAGTCTCGCGACCATCGTGGCGGCCTGCGGCGGGGGCACCGGCGTCACCACCTATGCCGAGAACATCGGCGTCATGGCGGCGACGAAGGTCTATTCGACATTGCTGTTCGCCTTCGCCGCCATCGTGTCGATCCTGCTTGGCTTCTCGCCGAAATTCGGCGCGCTGATCCTGTCGATCCCGGGGCCCGTCATCGGCGGCCTCTCGATCGTGCTGTTCGGGCTGATCGCGGCGATGGCGGGCCGGATCTGGGTCGAGAACAAGGTCGACTTCGCCAATCCTGCAAACCTGATCACCGTCGCCGTGGCGCTGACCGCCGGTGCGGGCGACCTCACGCTCAAATTCGGCGCATTCACGATCGGCGGGATCGGCACGGCAACTTTTGGCGCCATCATCCTCTACCAGATCCTGACCTCGCCGCTGGCGCGGCGCGCGGAGTGA
- a CDS encoding dicarboxylate/amino acid:cation symporter, giving the protein MTQVAIQPAIHRRQQPWYKILYVQVLIAIALGVLIGYFYPDLGKALKPLGDGFIALIKMMIAPVIFCTVVHGISSMGDLKRVGRVGLKSLIYFETVSTVALAVGLLVGEILQPGHGFNIDPATIDPNSVATYVTKAKEEGIVAHLMAIIPDSYLGAIARGDLLQVLLISILSGFAIAFLGKAGEPIADAIDKAAKMFFGIIRIIVRVAPIGAFGAMAFTVGAYGLGSLINLAALIGTFYLTSMLFVLVVLGAIARLAGFSILRFIAYIKDELLIVLGTSSSETVLPQMIQKMEHLGASRSVVGLVIPTGYSFNLDGTNIYMTLATLFLAQATNTHLTIWQELGILGIAMITSKGASGVTGAGFITLAATLSIVPDIPIQSIAILVGIDKFMSECRALTNLIGNGVACVVISISEGELDREALHETMAHPLEIGEALEPGGSAAS; this is encoded by the coding sequence ATGACACAAGTCGCGATCCAGCCAGCCATCCATCGCCGGCAACAGCCCTGGTACAAGATCCTCTACGTGCAGGTGCTGATCGCGATCGCGCTCGGCGTACTGATCGGCTATTTCTACCCCGATCTCGGCAAGGCCTTGAAGCCGCTCGGCGACGGCTTCATCGCGCTGATCAAGATGATGATCGCGCCGGTGATCTTCTGCACCGTGGTGCACGGCATCTCCTCGATGGGCGACCTCAAGCGCGTCGGCCGGGTCGGGCTGAAGTCGCTGATCTATTTCGAGACGGTCTCGACCGTCGCGCTCGCGGTCGGCCTCCTGGTCGGTGAGATCCTGCAGCCCGGGCACGGCTTCAACATCGATCCCGCCACGATCGACCCGAACTCGGTCGCCACCTACGTCACCAAAGCCAAGGAAGAGGGCATCGTCGCCCATCTGATGGCGATCATCCCCGACAGCTATTTGGGCGCGATCGCGCGCGGCGACCTTTTGCAGGTGCTGCTGATCTCGATCCTGTCCGGCTTCGCCATCGCCTTTCTCGGCAAGGCCGGCGAGCCCATTGCGGACGCGATCGACAAGGCCGCCAAGATGTTCTTCGGCATCATCCGCATCATCGTGCGCGTGGCGCCGATCGGCGCCTTCGGCGCGATGGCGTTCACGGTCGGCGCCTACGGCCTCGGCTCGCTGATCAATCTCGCCGCCCTGATCGGCACGTTCTATCTCACCAGCATGCTGTTCGTGCTCGTGGTGTTAGGTGCGATCGCGCGGCTCGCCGGCTTCTCGATCCTCCGCTTCATCGCCTACATCAAGGACGAGCTGCTGATCGTGCTCGGCACGTCGTCCTCCGAGACGGTGCTGCCGCAGATGATCCAGAAGATGGAGCATCTCGGCGCCTCGCGGTCCGTGGTCGGCCTCGTGATTCCGACCGGCTACAGCTTCAACCTCGACGGCACCAACATCTACATGACGCTGGCGACGCTGTTTCTGGCGCAGGCGACCAACACGCATCTGACCATCTGGCAGGAGCTCGGCATTCTGGGCATCGCCATGATCACCTCGAAGGGCGCCTCCGGCGTGACCGGCGCGGGCTTCATCACGCTCGCCGCGACGCTCTCGATCGTGCCTGACATCCCGATCCAGTCGATCGCGATCCTGGTCGGCATCGACAAGTTCATGAGCGAATGCCGCGCGCTGACCAATCTGATCGGCAACGGCGTCGCCTGCGTGGTCATCAGCATCTCCGAAGGCGAGCTCGACCGCGAGGCGCTGCACGAGACCATGGCCCACCCGCTCGAGATCGGCGAAGCGCTCGAGCCGGGCGGGAGTGCAGCATCGTAG